The Tripterygium wilfordii isolate XIE 37 chromosome 5, ASM1340144v1, whole genome shotgun sequence genome window below encodes:
- the LOC119998137 gene encoding protein SKIP34-like, protein MCYGHHRSLSPDRRSPLQGHRFLNDNAPVVEDLRGRLAETEARLERARAREAELSLRLDEMKRFVAVMEILESYLKRRFREQEEYVTRIFS, encoded by the coding sequence ATGTGTTATGGTCACCATCGTTCCTTGTCACCTGACCGGCGAAGCCCATTACAGGGCCACCGGTTCCTAAATGACAACGCACCCGTGGTAGAGGATCTAAGGGGCCGGCTTGCTGAGACCGAAGCTCGGCTCGAGCGTGCGAGGGCCCGGGAAGCCGAGCTCAGCCTCCGCCTCGATGAGATGAAGCGCTTCGTCGCTGTGATGGAGATCCTCGAGTCCTACCTTAAGCGCCGGTTTCGCGAGCAGGAAGAATACGTGACCCGCATCTTCTCCTAG